The window CTATTGCAAGGATGTGACCCCCGGTGAGGGGCGGATTCTCGCCTGTCTCTACGCCCACCAGGACAAGTTGTCCGGCAAATGCGAATACGCCCTCTACGACGCCTCCGCCAGGCTGGAGCGGGCGGTGGCCGCCCTGACCTATTTGGCCAACGAGTGCGCGGCCGATCTGGCCGAACACTGCAGCGGCGTAGAGGCCGGTGAAG of the Desulfobacteraceae bacterium genome contains:
- a CDS encoding cysteine rich repeat-containing protein; its protein translation is MNRVWLMMAVVALSLGIAGGLGAQESLIETVANGCKTEIETYCKDVTPGEGRILACLYAHQDKLSGKCEYALYDASARLERAVAALTYLANECAADLAEHCSGVEAGE